In Candidatus Eisenbacteria bacterium, the sequence AGCAGTACGGGAGAAGTGGCCTGATCCAAGGGCGAGTGGCCAGGGATCCGAGTTCCGTCGAGGGCGTACATCACGAAATGCGCCCCGTCTTGGGTTGGCGACCATGAAAGCTGCATGCCGGCCGCGGCGCCCACGGGCTCGAGGCCGACGATTCGAGCGCCCGCGGCATCTCCATGGACGTAGAGCCGGCCTTCGAGCCCGGCCAGCGCGACCGGCGATCGGATATCGAGGATGACATTCGCCGTGTCCCCGGGCGCCACGAACGCCGAACACATCTCGTTCGCATAGGGACCCCAGCCGGGACGGATGCATCGGTACGGCTGCACCACGCAGCTCTCGGCCGGCGCCACATGGAACGGCACACCCGTGACGTGGCGATCCTCGATCGGCGGACAGCCGAGCGTCCGGTATTCCTCGACATGGAGTCCATAAGAGCCGCGCGGCAGCCCGGGAATCGTGATCGAGCGGGTCCAGGGCTGAAGGACCGCGGGACACGCAATTCGGCTGCACCCCTGATCGCTCACCACCAGACGGACGATCTGCGGCATCGGCATCGGCCCCATCCAGGGGCCTTCGAAGCTGATGAGGCTATCGACTTCGAAGCAGGAGCTGGGGAAGGTCCCTCCCAATGTGACGAGGATGCTGTCACCTTCGCAGATCCCGCCGGTCGAGGCCGGCTTTCCGCTGAGTTGGATGAAATCGACGTATGGCAACCGCTCCGTCTGGTTGCAGTCCCTTGGAACGTCGAACGTGAATACGCCGTCATAGGTCAGCGTCGGAAGGGGGGGATGTGCATCGTCCGATCCGAGCACCGTCATCCGCACCCTGACCGCGTGGTGACCTGCGGCCAGGAGGCCGAGCGGAAGATCCACGCTCCACGGCACCAGGACCGGAGCACACGGGCTGGTCACGGGCGGATAGGGTGCGATCATCAACGAGAGGCCCAAGGAGTCCACGGAGACCACGCTGGAGCAATCATTCATGAAGACGCCTTGCAGGCGGAGCGTGGTGGGTTGGTTCGGACAGGGCGGATTCGGAACCGCGGTGACCGAGACGACGAAGGGCAGCTTCCCGGCTGGCACGCTAGGAAGAGGGCAGGTCTCGGCAACCTCGAACCTCAGCGTGAAGCTCGATTTGGTCGTGTCCACAGGGGCGCCAGACTCGTCTCGGATGATGACCCAGTTCTCCATCTCGATCTCCTGCGTCCCTGCGGGGAAACGCCCCATGACCACGGGAACCGAGAAGAACTGGAAAGGCGCGGCGAAGCACTGCCTTGTGAAGTAGGTCTGGGTGAGCCTCCGGACGGTGCGATCATTCACCTTGAAAGCCCCGATGAACGAATCGCAGGGGGTCGGCAGAAAGCCCTGCACCAGCACCCTGACCGTGTCGCTCGTGCACGGCGCCGGCGGGTAGACCGCGTTGATCGTGGAATCGGAACCGGCGCTCGCGGCGACCGGAGGCGCCAGGAGCGCCAGGGAGGCGAGCCACA encodes:
- a CDS encoding FlgD immunoglobulin-like domain containing protein; this encodes MWLASLALLAPPVAASAGSDSTINAVYPPAPCTSDTVRVLVQGFLPTPCDSFIGAFKVNDRTVRRLTQTYFTRQCFAAPFQFFSVPVVMGRFPAGTQEIEMENWVIIRDESGAPVDTTKSSFTLRFEVAETCPLPSVPAGKLPFVVSVTAVPNPPCPNQPTTLRLQGVFMNDCSSVVSVDSLGLSLMIAPYPPVTSPCAPVLVPWSVDLPLGLLAAGHHAVRVRMTVLGSDDAHPPLPTLTYDGVFTFDVPRDCNQTERLPYVDFIQLSGKPASTGGICEGDSILVTLGGTFPSSCFEVDSLISFEGPWMGPMPMPQIVRLVVSDQGCSRIACPAVLQPWTRSITIPGLPRGSYGLHVEEYRTLGCPPIEDRHVTGVPFHVAPAESCVVQPYRCIRPGWGPYANEMCSAFVAPGDTANVILDIRSPVALAGLEGRLYVHGDAAGARIVGLEPVGAAAGMQLSWSPTQDGAHFVMYALDGTRIPGHSPLDQATSPVLLVKVKLEPQSQASRIEVSTRWSLLGSDGDGQGVPECAVRGQKPATAVICVGRGECDRNEDGRLDVRDLVLMVRCIQSDIGCLADMTDLDCDGDGETNVNDVLCCASELLRGPGCPACPVDTVRAAPEVSVRFGAARRTASGMDVPVQIHGSFSIGAARLVIRFPSDRFVVGAVAGRPGWLQLHQTRGNELTLGIINGFGPVPANVYTGEPLELTLRLTSRGGVEPGGRLVVTEGDFSGIDGVKLRVDLGEPQLTLGAEGAVSLSAAQPNPFDGSTRFSVQMERPGLLDVGIYDLAGRRIATLFHGPAEAGARAFTWDGRTDDGTPTAGGVYFYRAVTAGHSVTRKMVMLRGR